Genomic DNA from Prunus persica cultivar Lovell chromosome G1, Prunus_persica_NCBIv2, whole genome shotgun sequence:
GAAACCATGCTTGGCAGCCCCACAGCCTGCACAACAAGAAGATAAGTTTCAGGCAATTATGCTAAGTAAAAATTACCCATGTGATAAGGTTCTGTTCTCCATGGGGCCGGTTGCTATCAATGGACTTACGTCCAGTAATCAGCTCCAGAAAGACTACCCCAAAACTGTAGACGTCAGACTTTACTGTCAATTGTCCAGTCATTGCATACTCGGGAGCACAATAACCATAAGTGCCCATCACCCTGGTCGACACATGTGACTTGTCTTCGGTGGGACCAAGCTTTGCAAGCCCAAAATCTGAAAGCTTTGGGTGAAATCCTTCTTCCAGCAATATGTTGGATGATTTGAAGTCCCTGTAAATAACTGGAGGGTTTGCCTTGTCATGCAGGTATTCCAATCCTTTGGCTGCACCAGAAGCTATTTTCATTCTTGTGTTCCAGTCCAATGGTTCCCTATCAAGTGGAAGATCTGCACAGGAATCAACATACTATTAAAGGTGATTCATTCAAATCGTTTGGATACAATTCTGTTAGATTATTTGCATCTTTTAAATCAACATAAGTAAATCACCATAAGCAATATAAacaaatgtttttctttttccttgtatTTTTTCACTGAGACGACatttgataaaagaaaatacttaTATTTCTGTATGTAATACTTCAAAATTCACCACTCATTCCAAAGTTGTAAATATTCCcacattttttcctttttagaaaaagaaaccgTTGAAAAAGCACTTCCACATAGCATGCATCACATGTATTTGCCATTAATGAAACAGAAATTAGAAAGTAAAAAGCTCATAATGCGAGAAACAGACAATAAGCCAAAAGAAGAGGgggaaacaaaaaggaaaagatacCATGAAGGTGATCTTCCAATGATCCTAAGGGCATAAATTCATAAACAAGAAGCCGCTGATCTCCATCAGCACAGTACCCAATCAGATTCACTAGGTTGGGGTGATGCAGAAGACTGAGCATGAGAACCTCAACCAGAAATTCTCTGTTACCCTGAAGTCCATTCCTATCCAACTGCTTAACAGCAACCACCTGTTAAAGCCATAAAACAAAGTTAAGAATCCAAAATCATCTCAAACATGTCACATGTGGTAAATACTGTGAAATCATGCTGCACATACATGACCTATTAGAAATGTCAGAGTGAATCTGCAGTCTAAATATATAGACAAAATTGCAAAATAGCACAAATGCTACCTGGAGGGGGGTGTGCAATAGCCacccaatgaaaaaaaaaaaattcaacaatttGTCATCCAAACTTTACTTTATGCGCTAATGTGGCACCTCTGTCACCTTATGTGAGAATTTACGTCAAAATTCATCACGTGACTTGCACGTGGACGCATTTTCAGGGGCATTCTCGTCAATACCTCACCcatgaaaaaatataattataaaataaaataaattctaaATCTATTagaatctataaataaaaacttgagataatataaataaataaacaactgAAAAGATAAAAGTGCAGCCCCATGGGAGATTGAAGGGAAAGAACGCTGAGGGCAGGGGGAATGGGTTGGATGGGATGAGAGAATGTGGGTTGCAAGGGTCATGCTGGCCAGGAGAAGGAGAAATCAGGCTGGCTGAGGAGAGGTGGCCTGCCGGCACATAGCCCTCAAAGTCGAGGTGGAATTTTTGCAATTTTCGCAAatatttaataattcatgatGGATATCATAAGCATTGTGTAACCTTGGCGTTTTGAGATGGATTGGAAAGTATGATATGGGACCGAGAATTATAGCATTCTAGATTCTGAATGAGAAGTTTAACAACcgtgcttttcttttttgttttctaacaGTGTCTAATAACCATCCTTATGACACTGAAAACTCTAGAATCTAGCTCACATAGCCTCGTCATTGGTAATTTAgttctctttttgttgttgaaataaTAAAGCAAAA
This window encodes:
- the LOC18788970 gene encoding serine/threonine-protein kinase PBS1 isoform X2, which codes for MKLMTGSRVNQRSLLTFPDCLLVVAVKQLDRNGLQGNREFLVEVLMLSLLHHPNLVNLIGYCADGDQRLLVYEFMPLGSLEDHLHDLPLDREPLDWNTRMKIASGAAKGLEYLHDKANPPVIYRDFKSSNILLEEGFHPKLSDFGLAKLGPTEDKSHVSTRVMGTYGYCAPEYAMTGQLTVKSDVYSFGVVFLELITGRKSIDSNRPHGEQNLITWARPLFNDRRKFSKLADPRLQGRYPMRGLYQALAVASMCIQEQAATRPLIGDVVTALSYLANQSYDPNMASGHGHRGSGEKDERRHRDERGGRILKNEEGGGSGRRWDLDGSEKDDSPKETARMLNRDLDRERAVAEAKMWGENWREKRRQSAQGSFDGTNL